The sequence AAATCTAAGTTCGTACGAGATCATTACTTCGTGCGTACCATTGTTGTAATTCTGCAAATTTGTTGTAGAAAAATCAATGGCGTATCCCAACCGAAGTTTCTCTGCAAACAGGAACTGGGCAATAAAACCATACGAATCGCCTGAACGCCACATGGCACCTAGCCACAGTTTTTCTTTAATTAGGAAGTTACCTGTTAAATCGAGCTGAAGCGGAGTACCTGTTTCCGAGGTAAACGAGGCTTTTGTTAAAGCCGTTGGTTTGAATTTAACATTCTCGCCAAGGTCGAATACCGCTCCAGCGATCAGGAAGTAGTGACGCAGTTGTCCTTCTACCGAAAAATTGTCGTAATCATTATCAAAAGTACTGTTCACCACTCTTGGTATCGAAAATCCCAGGTAAGCTCTTTTGCTGTAAAGGAATGCTCCCACACCAAAGTTTGGTTTTAGTTTCGAATCGATTTCTCCAACAAACGAAGGATCTCCCGGATCGAGAATGTTATGCAAAGCCAGGTTGTGCGAGTAATTGGTAAACCCACCTTTTAATCCCAGTCGTAAATTCAGTGTTTCACTTAAAGGTACGAGGTAGGAATAATCGGCAAACATATAAAACCGTTTTACGTATTGCACTTTATCGCTTATCAGGTTCAATCCCAGTGCCACTCTTTCGTTTTTGAGCGGAGCCTGGAACGAGAAGGAATATGTTTCGGGGGCACCATCAAACCCAGTCCACTGGTGACGGCCCAGTAACATAAAACCAACGGATTCCCATGTACCGGCATAAGCCGGGTTAATGGTTTGTGTATTGAACATGTATTGAGTATACATGGGGTCCTGCTGCGCATTAGAGGTAAATGCAGATAATACAATTGCCAGAATCCCTAAACCTTTGATAATATTTAATTTTGCTTTCATCGTTTTAAATTTTTTTCAGATTTAACATTCATTAATTATTAATCAATTAATTATTTAGGAATATTGTTCCGGTAACCGGTTCTTTACCACCGCTATTAAAGTATAGGATGTAGAAATAGGTTGCCGCAGGCAGTTTGTCGTTACCAATCTGCATATCGTGCATCGAAGTTCCGTTCCACCATGCATCGGTGCTTCCCCAACGCGTAACATTACCATAGTTTTCCTGTTCGTATACCTGGTTACCCCAACGGTTAAAGATCTCAATTCTTGCCTCGGGATAAAGCTCTTCGAAGGTCTGTTCACCTTCAGCGCAAACAAATCTCATTTCGAAGTAATCGTTGTAACCATCCTCGTTCGGAGAGAATCCGTCAGGGATGATAAGTTCGCATCCTTCAGCTTCTTGAGGATCTGTGATAACAGGAGGATCGATAATATCTCTCCAGTCGCGGATATTGTTAGCAGTATCAGCCGCCATATCCTGCAATGGTGCGTAAGAACCAATTGCATTTTGTCCGTGTAACCATTCTTCGCTGGTATCGTATGAGTCGTATGGATCAAACAGCCCATCACCGTCAGCATCAGTAGATCCAATATTTGTATCAGCAATTGTATCGTGCGGTGCAGCATCCCAACCTTCTATCCAGTCTTCAATTCCATCACCATCGGAATCAATATCCAGGTAGTCTGGAGTACCATCCTGATCCATATCCAGCGGTTCGTAATAAACACCTTCATTTTCTGTGTCGTACTGGTCATCCCAACCATCACCGTTAGAGTCCGAACCAAGAGGAGGATAGTAATCCCAATTATTATCTGTTCCTCCGCGTCTTTCAGCCTCTGCACCTTCAGCAATCGTTTGCTGCCATTCTATATTATCAGGAATACCGTCGTTATCAGAGTCAATATCCAGACGATCTACAATTCCGTCTCCGTCCGAATCAAGTGTTTCCTGGTTCAGCGCATAAAGCTCTTCATCCACATCAAGAATACCATCATCGTCGTCGTCGATGTCATTTACATCAGGTATATCATCACAGTCGGTATCAATCAGTACTCTGATGGTTACCTCAGCAGTATCACAGATCGAAGTATTCAGGTTGTGACAAACAGAGTAGGTAAGTGTGATTATCAGTTCACTGGCATCTTCATTGATATAATCCAGTGTTCCGTCGGTAATAGTAACACCTTCAGGTAAATTGGTCAGTACACCGAAGTCTGAGTTTTCACGGGTGAATCCTTCGTCGTTGGCAAACAAATCGATGTCTCCTGTTACGGTTCCTCCCGGACAGTAAATCAATTCAAGATAATCGGCATTTGCTTTATAAAGTTCCGGATCACATTCGTATACACCTTCTTCAACAGTAACGGTTGATGTACAGGTTGAAACGTTTCCACATTCGTCGATTGCGGTTAAGGTAACCTGATTTTCGCCCAATCCACCACAATAAAAGAATTCCTGGCTAATATACATGGTATCAATACCACAATTATCAGTTGAACCTCCATTGATGTCGTCAACAGTAATGGATGCCACACCATTTTCGTTGAGCTGAACAGTAATGTCGTTGCAGCTGATTACAGGAGCAACTGTGTCAAGTATGGTGATAATCTGAACCTGAGGTTCGGCCTCATTTCCACATTCATCAACCAGAGTCCAGGTACGTGTAATAATCCACTCGCCTGCACATGAACCTTGTTCTTGTATATCAGAGTATTCTGCATTCAGATCGGTACAGCAGGCGTCACTTTCGTCAGTTACATCGCCTGTTACTTCAACACTAACATCGTAATTGCATTCAGAGTCAGAGTATATAGTAATGTCTTCTGGTGCAGTAAATGTAGGAGCATCTTCGTCAACTACTCTGAATGTACCTGTAGTAGGTGTAAAGTTACCACACTCGTCGAAAGCGTAGAATGTAACAGTTACTTCACCAGAGTTGCAACAGGTAGTTTCAAAAGAAATGTCTTCGTAATTATTTTCCCAGCTTACTTCGCCACAGCCATCAACAGCCTCGGCATATCCGTGGTTGTCTAACCATGCCTGAAGTGCAGCTTCGTAACCTTCCGGAGTACATTCCACAACCGGATTGCTTGCAGGTTCAATAATTTCAGGAGGCGTTGTATCTTCGATAGTAAATGTTGCTGAAACGGTATCTGTTACGAACGGACCTGTAATAATTCCGGTAACCTTAATCGCTTTTGTTAAGCCACATAACGGAGTTTCGTCTTCCGAAATCCGGATCTTATAATCCGGATTTGAGCTTACATCAAATTGTGCATAGAACTCATTCCATTCAGCTTGATTACCATTACCGTCGCATTCCACGGTTTTATCGTAAACTTCTATTGTTTCGGCAGTACAACTTACACCGAAGTCTTTGGTAAGATCCTGAGGAGAGCTTTCCGAAAGAAGTGCACTTTGCGGATTTTCGTTCGTAACTCCACAAGTTACATCGAAGTCGGCAGTAGTTGCATACATAGCACTACTTAATATACCAGACTTAGTTGTAGCTGGCAGGATTTTAACAAGACCTGAAGCACCTATAATAGTTGCCTGATCAGACATGTTGGTGTCGAAATCGAGTTCTATATTGTAGGTGCCTAATTCAGCCGGTTTGTCACGCCAGTAACCAGTGAAACCTACAATAATGCTATCGATATAGCCTCCGGATCCTGTTACGATGATGTTAGGATTTAGTGCATTTCCAACACCTGCTTTATTCAACTCGCCTTCATCTTCAGGTTGATCGTAAGTTCCGTTGTTATTCAGGTCAATCCATTCCCATTCATCGAATGGAACAGCACCGTGTGCATCCGGAATGTTTTTAGTTACCAGGTCGTCGTCGTTGGAATCGTACCATTCATCCTGAATTCCGTTGTTGTTTTTATCATACCATACCAGGTCACCAACAACCGGTCCGTTGTATTCTTCATACCCAAAGTTATGTGTCTGGAATTCACAATCGACAACCGTGGTGAAGAACAAACTTGAATTGGTATTGTAAAGACCGGCAACATTCAGGTTTGCATCGATTACCTGTACCAGGTAATCACCCGGTTTAATATTTACGAATGCGTATTGACCGCTTGTATCGGTTACTACCAGTGCAACTGTGTCCGGATCATTGATTACATCCTGTGCAACCAAAATTACCAATGCACCCTCAATCGGTTCATTCTGCTGATCTTCCCTGTAAACAGTTCCATCGATACGGGTTTGGCCTTCACAAAGAACAGTTACTGTGAAACTGCAGGAATCGATGTTTCCACAATCGTCTTCGGCATAGTAGGTAACAGTTGTTACTCCGATATCGAATGTATCGCTTGCATCGGTTGTGAAGTTATAATCGTTCCAGTAAGTTACCTCGCTGCAATCGTCGAATACAGTTGGAAGAGGAATCTGAACCGGAGCATCCGGCACATAAGCATCGATCCATACTGTTGTATCATTCGGACAGATTATGATCGGTGGAGTAGTGTCGATAATTGTAATTGTTTGCGTAAATTCATCTGATTGATTTCCACAAGAATCTGTTGCAATCCATGTATTTACAATAATACCTGCACTTGGACAAACTTCATCTGTTCTTTCGAAAGTTCCAGGTGTTTTTTCAACCATCAATGTATTACCACAAACGTCAATTATCACAGGTGCCATTTCCTGGGCAATTCGTAATCCTGCAGTATCGCTACAACTCAATGTAGTATCAAGTGTAAGTTCCACTGTTTCCCAGGTTGGAGCATCTTGTGCATTAATTGTAAATGTAGAACTGCATCTGTCGCGCTGGTCGCAACCATCTATAGCAACTGCGGAGATGGTAATTGCACCTCCACAAATATCTGGAGCTACTAATGTGTCAAGACTCACTACGGTAGTATCGACATAGTATGTTACATCGGTATTGCAGCCGCCTACAACTCCAAAGCTACTGATCCAGCTGGCAAAGCTAGTCGCAATAGCATTTTCGCTTTGACACGAAACTTCGGTAGTGTCGGCAGGGCAGGTAAGTGTCAGAAGAGGAGCTGGTTCTACTACAAAATATGCAGTGTCGTGAACAGGCTCTTCGCAGTAGCTGTTTGCTGTCCAGATTACTTCAACAGAACCTCCACATGATATCGGAGCCCGCACATCTAAAGTATCGTAGCTTACATCCAGACTGCAACCACCAGAGTAATCAACTTCAGCGAGCCAGTCTGTGAATAAACTGTCGATATCAGCTTGAGAGCTGCACGATGGAATTGTATCATTATTCGGAGCAGTAAGCGCAACAGCCGGAGCATCTTCAATTACAAAGTATGCAGTATCGTAAACCGGATCCTGGCAATTGCTTTCAGCAGTCCAGATCACAGGTATCGAATCGCCGCAGCTCATGAACCCATCCATTCCATGAGCGTCATGATCTACATCCGTCGCACATCCGCCATTGTATTCAACTCTGCTTAACCATGATTCGAACAGGTCGAATAGTTCTTGTTGATTTTTACATGCACTAACAGTTGTGTCTTTTGGAGCAGTAAGTGAAACAGAATCGGCAGCATTGATAGTAAATGTTGCTGAAACGGTATCAGATGTACAGTTGTTTCCAAGGCCGAATACAACAGTTACCGAACCACCTTCGCACCATGTAGGAGCGTTGTAGTCGAGACTTGAAGGTTCTGCCTGACATTCGTTGGAAACTACATTAAAACTGTCGAGCCATAAATCGAAGTCAGCATCGATCTCAGCCTGGCTGGTGTAGTCGCAGCTTTCGGCAGTGAAATCGCCAGGTCCTTCAACATCAGCAGTGTCGGCCGGGATAATGATGAACTTAGCTGAAACAGTATCGTTCGAGCAGTGGTCGGCAGCGCCGAATACCACTTCAACGGTATCACCCGCGCAAAGAGCAGGAGCCGTGTATTGCGACAGGTCGGTAGCTGTAACACCACAACCACTGTCGGCAACACTAAATCCTTCTAGCCATTGGGCAAATGCGTTATCCAGCGAATCCTGGTCAGGGAATACGCAACTGATTCTTTGGTAATCAGCAGGCCCTGAGACCTCAACCGGAGAAGCTCCGTTTATAGTAAATGTAGAACTGCATCTTCCGCCTTGCTGGCAATCATCAGAAGCAACAGCGGAGATGGTAATTGCACCTCCACAAATATCTGGAGCTACTAATGTGTCAAGACTCACTACTGTTGTATCGATATAATAAGTTACTTGTGGATTACATCCGCCTTCAACTCCAAATCCTGCAATCCAGCTGGCAAAGCTTGCTGCAATTGCACTTTCATCCTGACAGGCAACTTCTGTAGTGTCTCCAGGACAGGTAAGAACAAGGTCCGGTGTATCTTCCACCACAAAGTAGGCAGTGTCTTTCAACGGCTCTTCGCAGCTGCTGTTTGCTGTCCATATTACCTGAACAGAACCACCGCATGCTGCAGGAGCTACAAGAGTAGAATCGTAACTAACTTTCAAGTCACATCCACCATCGTAAGTAACTTCATCTAACCATGCTTCGAACAAGTCGTCGATAGCATCGGCAGAAGCACACGAAGGAATTGTATCGTTATCCGGTGCGGTAAGAACCATTGCCGGAGCTTCTTCAATTATGAAAGTTGCTGTATCCGATACCTCCGCTTCACAATTACTTGTAGCTGTCCAAATTACTTCAATTTCGCCACCACAGGTATCCGGAGCTACGAGAGTAGAATCGTAGCTTACTTGCAGGTTACAACCGTCTGTGTATTCGACTTCAGCTAACCATGCTTCGAACAAGTTGTAGATAGCATCGGCAGAAGTACAAGCTGGAATAGTATCGTTATCCGGTGCAGTAAGAACTACAGGAGCCGGAGAGAGAACAGTTATTTTCGTTGTATCTGTTAAATCTCCCGAGCAGCCGTAAGGGAATTTATAGACTAACGTCAATTCTCCTCCGCACAACAGATCATCTACTACAACATCTAATCGCGGGGTTGAATCATATTCAAGGATTTCTATTTCACAAAGTTCCGCGACAGTAAACGTAGATGGAAATGAGTCTGTACAACCACCTGAAAGTTTAACATCAAAAATTGTTTTAAATAATGTTTGAACAATCTCAGATGAATCAGCGCAGGAAGCAAGTACAGTATCTTCTGGTGCATTTAATTCATAAGGATCATCCGGTGATGAAAGGATGACTTTTGAAGAGTCAACCAATTGTTCTCCGCTACACACATCGGTGGCGTACCAGGTGAAAGTATATTCACCACCACAGAAAAAATATTCCAAGTAATCATCTTTATCAGCTTTGAAGGTCATGGAGTCTACCTGAATCAGGTCACTGTTGCAGGCTCCGCTAAAGGAGACAACATCATTTTGTTGCCAATCACCAACTAATCCATAGAAATCTTTAATGTTACATGCTTCCACTAATGTATCCTTTGGTACATTCATTACCAGCGGATGAGGAGAAATGGTAACGGTTGTTGTATCCCTGACAGGATCCTGACAATCGCTCGTTGCTTCCCAGATCAATATAAATTCACCACCACAGGTTAATTCATTCAAATCAAAATCATCACTTCCGATGAATTCGATTTCCGGATTGCATCCTCCTTCTGCATTAACAACATTGTTGTTCCAGTTGGAGATGATGGCATTTAAAGAATCATGAGTTAAACATGCTTCAATAGTGGTGTCTGCAGGCACGGTAAGAATTACCGGACTTGTTGGTGCAACGATAAATGTTGCTGTATCATAAACCGGATCAAGACAGCTGCTTGTTGCCTTCCATATCACATCAATAGTGTCTCCACAGATATTGAAATCAACGGAAGAGGTATCGGCAGTTAAATCTGTTATACATCCTCCATCCAGGTTTACTTTGCTTAACCAATCAATATATAAACTATCAATTGTTGCAATTGGTGTGCATCCGTCGACAACAGTATCGTTTGGAGCTGTTAACTCCAGAGCAGGAGCATAAATCCAGGTGTAAGTTTGAGTAAGAGTATCGCTGTTGCCACAATTGTCTGTTCCCCAGTATTTATGGGTAACCGACCAGTAGCAGTCTCCGATATCTTCAGGAGTACCAGAAATAACTCCTGAGAATACATTATTATCGCAGTTGTCTTCCCACATTAAGGTATCCAGAGCTGCATAAGCTGAATCTGCAGGATTACAACCCAAGTCTCCACCGTTAGGTGCAGTAGCTGTTGGTAGTTCTGAATCACCACCTGCGTAGGTAACTGTTACATTATCGGCAGCGTTACCACACTTGTCGGTAACAGTATAAGTGTATATTACTTTCCAATTGCAGTCGTCACCCGACAACGAATCGGATTTTGTTACAACTACTGTATTGCAGTTATCATCATACAATGCTGCGATGTCAGTTTCGCTTGGTCCGGCAGGGATTTCAGCAATGCAAAGTTCTAAGTCTAAAGTGTCGGCCGGTAAAATTCCTGTTAATTCAGGAGCCTGTGTGTCGTGAACAACAAACGTTGCTGTATCGGAAACTGACAGATTGCATGAGTTTGTTGCCGTGAAAATTATTTCTATTGATCTTTCGCATCCATCACCCGTCCAGCTAGCGGTATCTGAATTGTCAGTCCAGGTTACATCATCGCCGCAGGTGTTGGCAATTGTCATGCCTGCATGATTACTTAGCCATAATTGGTACGGATCTAACGTCACTATAGCTGCTGATTTTTCAGCATTGACTATTCTGGCACATTCGGTAGTATCATTTTTAGCCGCTGTCGCAATAACAGGGGCAGGAGTATTCAGAAGTGTAATACTTGCAGAATCAACAAATGTACTGTCGGAGCATAAGTCTTGAACAGACCATACGAAAGTAACTTTACCTCCACAAGAAGTTATATTACCACTTTTCTGAGGGGAATCAACTTCTATGAGGTTGGCATAACAAGCGCCACTCAAAGATAGTCCTGATGTTAACCATGATTGTTCCAGACTTGTAATTTCTTCTATATCTGTACATGCTTCCAAAATTGTATCTTTTGGCACGGTCATTATAAGAGGATCTGTTGGTGATACTATAATTTTTGCAGAATCAACCAACTGGTCTCCTCCACAAATATCTGTTGCAATCCAGGTAATAGTATACTCGCCTCCACAATAGATCGAATTTACATCTCCATTCATAAAGACAGTATCTATTTGCATCTGATCGCTGTAACATGCTCCACTAAATGTAGCACCGTTCAACGCCCAGTCTTGTAGAATTGCTGCCAATCCTGTTGATCCAGTGCTTGATGTCCAACCATCCTCAAAACTTAATGTCATAGATCCTATATCACAAGCTTCAATTGTGGTATCTTCAGGAACTGTCATTATCAGAGGATCGGTTTGAAGAATGATTTTTGCTGAGTCGACTAACTGAGCTCCGTTACACATATCGGTTGCAATCCAGGTAATGCTAACTGTTCCACAACCCAACGAGACTTCATCAGTATTTACAATTACAGTATCTGTTGGATAAAGACCAGATTGAACGTAACAGGGGCCACTAAATGTTGCTCCAAATATCTTCCAATCTTCTATAATCGAATTCATCGTCTCAGATTCGCAAGCTTCAATAGTAGTGTCTTTGGGTACTGTCATTATGAGCGGATCAGGTGATAATAATTTAATTTTTGCAGAATCAATCAATTGGTGATCTCCGCAAGGGTCAGTTGCAACCCAGGTTATGGTAATTTCATCTCCACAAATATTCACATTTTCAAATCCACTAAAATAGACTGTATCTGTTTGAATCTGATCGCTGTAACATGCTCCACTAAATGTAGCACCATTCAACATCCAATCTTGAGTAATTGATAAAAGAGATGCTCCATCGCAAGCTTCAACTGAAGTATCTTCAGGTACTGTCATTATAAGCGGATCAGGAGTAGAAATGGTTATGGTAGTTGTATCGCTTACCAAGTCCTGACAATCGCTTGAGGCTTTCCATTCTATTAGGAATTCTCCACCACAGGTTCGTTCATCTTCCAAATAACCTAAAACTTCAGGTTCCAGAAGTTGTGCATTACATCCTCCGTTTGTTTGAACAACATTGTTTTTCCAATTTGTAATGATTGATTCTAACTCTGATTGACTTATGCAAGCCTCAACAGTTGTATCACCCGGAATAATAAGTGAAACAGAATCAGTTTGTCCAACCATTAAAGTTTTTTCACAATCAGAAGAGCAACCATCTGAATTTGTTACTGTAAGATAAACTGTATAGGTTGAATCGCATAATGTACCTGAAACTACGTTCACTGAATCAGTAGCAGTTGAACCTGAAATGGATCCGTTTCCATCAATTGACCAGGCGTAACCAGCCAGACCTTCAGGAGCATAGAAAGTTTCTACTGATTCAGTACAGATTGGGCCGTCAGTTCCGGTAACATTACATATTGGAGCTTCATTTATGGTAAGAGTAACGGCAGTCCTGGTCAGGCTTGAGCATGTACCGTTACTGTATTCTGCGTAATAAGTTTTTGTTCCAACAGTGTTGAGTGTCGGGCTTGCCACCACGTTACCACCGCTGGCCGCATCGAACCAGGTAAC comes from uncultured Draconibacterium sp. and encodes:
- a CDS encoding type IX secretion system membrane protein PorP/SprF: MKAKLNIIKGLGILAIVLSAFTSNAQQDPMYTQYMFNTQTINPAYAGTWESVGFMLLGRHQWTGFDGAPETYSFSFQAPLKNERVALGLNLISDKVQYVKRFYMFADYSYLVPLSETLNLRLGLKGGFTNYSHNLALHNILDPGDPSFVGEIDSKLKPNFGVGAFLYSKRAYLGFSIPRVVNSTFDNDYDNFSVEGQLRHYFLIAGAVFDLGENVKFKPTALTKASFTSETGTPLQLDLTGNFLIKEKLWLGAMWRSGDSYGFIAQFLFAEKLRLGYAIDFSTTNLQNYNNGTHEVMISYELRFKKEKVVSPRYF
- a CDS encoding choice-of-anchor L domain-containing protein, which encodes MKNFYSRKMIPNAIKIGNRKTNQIIKSGLCSLLLVLSLISSTGLIFAQEVPVRIPEEEQQATLKSATILKSATTNSGSIKVAQNATYNSYSPEELVENILVSGCLSAENVKFGYYRRTYSGWDGWRDHNWSSTPGNRQLGYFNKGDSDFPLEEGLLLSTGKISSAEGPNDLASKTDAMEENAGDPDLETISGGYRSYDASVLEFDFVPAGNTLEFKYVFASEEYREWTCSRFNDAFGFFLSGPGITGSINLAKLPNGTEVSISNIHGEFTEYDASKYYSNQRGSFPCAAENEIFYIDNGSGKSYTLTENALSTQFDGMTVVLTATHEVQPNQTYHIKLALADISDQKWDAGVFLEAKSFTTTKVNINQPDPVCYPNTIDLTASAITAGSSPNLTYTYWEDEAASISYPTPTTATAGTYYIKGFDSASGCSDIQPVTVTVHSPIVTELHDYHNDLICIGGTDGSFKVEASGGTPPYLYSLDNTSYSNTTGIFEGLAAGTYTVYVKDANDCESQSPLLVEITEPETSTCGITKDNCPPIDLAAVCFDGEGGTPVFWTPPGFVYSCCATGEGDGSSFDVQFNIPESKNSCWIYNNTQRIGSDNMRLWQSATADDPSLYQGNAADVFFVAPFQYFDNSVDNPVNIQLLNSSSEVTIGWNLVVLKANSDETAYTIEAIYSVTTLLAAGNNSNPSETPLTLTIPANDLPLGSGIYKLKFEFTGPGNNKLELDYLNYNAILSDLDGCSEGINFVVTSNHNPGDEFPIGTTEVVYTATLTQPGGFTLSDNCIFDVVVNDAPTPSGNAIQSFCAIDNPTVSALSVAGNNIQWFADATGGQPLDGSTLLVDGEDYFASQTIDGCESLSRFKVNVVVSDPDKPSGESTQTFCLGSEITIADLQVTGENIKWYANESDRAPLDETELLVNGATYYATQTVGDCESDQRLMVTVVIEACCTGVVTASGNSPVCVGDDIDLSASFTSTADSVKWKGPDNYESSDLDPDAFTATTASEGDYIVCVFYNSDCVARDTIEVIVNEAPEAPEKDDDITECETDPIQTLNANDALVSSTGVTWFDAASGGNVVASPTLNTVGTKTYYAEYSNGTCSSLTRTAVTLTINEAPEAPEKDDDITECETDPIQTLNANDALVSSTGVTWFDAASGGNVVASPTLNTVGTKTYYAEYSNGTCSSLTRTAVTLTIYEAPEAPEKDDDITECETDPIQTLSANDALVSSTGVTWFDAASGGNVVASPTLNTVGTKTYYAEYSNGTCSSLTRTAVTLTINEAPEAPEKDDDITECETDPIQTLNANDALVSSTGVTWFDAASGGNVVASPTLNTVGTKTYYAEYSNGTCSSLTRTAVTLTINEAPEAPEKDDDITECETDPIQTLSANDALVSSTGVTWFDAASGGNVVASPTLNTVGTKTYYAEYSNGTCSSLTRTAVTLTINEAPEAPEKDDDITECETDPIQMLNANDALVSSTGVTWFDAASGGNVVASPTLNTVGTKTYYAEYSNGTCSSLTRTAVTLTINEAPICNVTGTDGPICTESVETFYAPEGLAGYAWSIDGNGSISGSTATDSVNVVSGTLCDSTYTVYLTVTNSDGCSSDCEKTLMVGQTDSVSLIIPGDTTVEACISQSELESIITNWKNNVVQTNGGCNAQLLEPEVLGYLEDERTCGGEFLIEWKASSDCQDLVSDTTTITISTPDPLIMTVPEDTSVEACDGASLLSITQDWMLNGATFSGACYSDQIQTDTVYFSGFENVNICGDEITITWVATDPCGDHQLIDSAKIKLLSPDPLIMTVPKDTTIEACESETMNSIIEDWKIFGATFSGPCYVQSGLYPTDTVIVNTDEVSLGCGTVSITWIATDMCNGAQLVDSAKIILQTDPLIMTVPEDTTIEACDIGSMTLSFEDGWTSSTGSTGLAAILQDWALNGATFSGACYSDQMQIDTVFMNGDVNSIYCGGEYTITWIATDICGGDQLVDSAKIIVSPTDPLIMTVPKDTILEACTDIEEITSLEQSWLTSGLSLSGACYANLIEVDSPQKSGNITSCGGKVTFVWSVQDLCSDSTFVDSASITLLNTPAPVIATAAKNDTTECARIVNAEKSAAIVTLDPYQLWLSNHAGMTIANTCGDDVTWTDNSDTASWTGDGCERSIEIIFTATNSCNLSVSDTATFVVHDTQAPELTGILPADTLDLELCIAEIPAGPSETDIAALYDDNCNTVVVTKSDSLSGDDCNWKVIYTYTVTDKCGNAADNVTVTYAGGDSELPTATAPNGGDLGCNPADSAYAALDTLMWEDNCDNNVFSGVISGTPEDIGDCYWSVTHKYWGTDNCGNSDTLTQTYTWIYAPALELTAPNDTVVDGCTPIATIDSLYIDWLSKVNLDGGCITDLTADTSSVDFNICGDTIDVIWKATSSCLDPVYDTATFIVAPTSPVILTVPADTTIEACLTHDSLNAIISNWNNNVVNAEGGCNPEIEFIGSDDFDLNELTCGGEFILIWEATSDCQDPVRDTTTVTISPHPLVMNVPKDTLVEACNIKDFYGLVGDWQQNDVVSFSGACNSDLIQVDSMTFKADKDDYLEYFFCGGEYTFTWYATDVCSGEQLVDSSKVILSSPDDPYELNAPEDTVLASCADSSEIVQTLFKTIFDVKLSGGCTDSFPSTFTVAELCEIEILEYDSTPRLDVVVDDLLCGGELTLVYKFPYGCSGDLTDTTKITVLSPAPVVLTAPDNDTIPACTSADAIYNLFEAWLAEVEYTDGCNLQVSYDSTLVAPDTCGGEIEVIWTATSNCEAEVSDTATFIIEEAPAMVLTAPDNDTIPSCASADAIDDLFEAWLDEVTYDGGCDLKVSYDSTLVAPAACGGSVQVIWTANSSCEEPLKDTAYFVVEDTPDLVLTCPGDTTEVACQDESAIAASFASWIAGFGVEGGCNPQVTYYIDTTVVSLDTLVAPDICGGAITISAVASDDCQQGGRCSSTFTINGASPVEVSGPADYQRISCVFPDQDSLDNAFAQWLEGFSVADSGCGVTATDLSQYTAPALCAGDTVEVVFGAADHCSNDTVSAKFIIIPADTADVEGPGDFTAESCDYTSQAEIDADFDLWLDSFNVVSNECQAEPSSLDYNAPTWCEGGSVTVVFGLGNNCTSDTVSATFTINAADSVSLTAPKDTTVSACKNQQELFDLFESWLSRVEYNGGCATDVDHDAHGMDGFMSCGDSIPVIWTAESNCQDPVYDTAYFVIEDAPAVALTAPNNDTIPSCSSQADIDSLFTDWLAEVDYSGGCSLDVSYDTLDVRAPISCGGSVEVIWTANSYCEEPVHDTAYFVVEPAPLLTLTCPADTTEVSCQSENAIATSFASWISSFGVVGGCNTDVTYYVDTTVVSLDTLVAPDICGGAITISAVAIDGCDQRDRCSSTFTINAQDAPTWETVELTLDTTLSCSDTAGLRIAQEMAPVIIDVCGNTLMVEKTPGTFERTDEVCPSAGIIVNTWIATDSCGNQSDEFTQTITIIDTTPPIIICPNDTTVWIDAYVPDAPVQIPLPTVFDDCSEVTYWNDYNFTTDASDTFDIGVTTVTYYAEDDCGNIDSCSFTVTVLCEGQTRIDGTVYREDQQNEPIEGALVILVAQDVINDPDTVALVVTDTSGQYAFVNIKPGDYLVQVIDANLNVAGLYNTNSSLFFTTVVDCEFQTHNFGYEEYNGPVVGDLVWYDKNNNGIQDEWYDSNDDDLVTKNIPDAHGAVPFDEWEWIDLNNNGTYDQPEDEGELNKAGVGNALNPNIIVTGSGGYIDSIIVGFTGYWRDKPAELGTYNIELDFDTNMSDQATIIGASGLVKILPATTKSGILSSAMYATTADFDVTCGVTNENPQSALLSESSPQDLTKDFGVSCTAETIEVYDKTVECDGNGNQAEWNEFYAQFDVSSNPDYKIRISEDETPLCGLTKAIKVTGIITGPFVTDTVSATFTIEDTTPPEIIEPASNPVVECTPEGYEAALQAWLDNHGYAEAVDGCGEVSWENNYEDISFETTCCNSGEVTVTFYAFDECGNFTPTTGTFRVVDEDAPTFTAPEDITIYSDSECNYDVSVEVTGDVTDESDACCTDLNAEYSDIQEQGSCAGEWIITRTWTLVDECGNEAEPQVQIITILDTVAPVISCNDITVQLNENGVASITVDDINGGSTDNCGIDTMYISQEFFYCGGLGENQVTLTAIDECGNVSTCTSTVTVEEGVYECDPELYKANADYLELIYCPGGTVTGDIDLFANDEGFTRENSDFGVLTNLPEGVTITDGTLDYINEDASELIITLTYSVCHNLNTSICDTAEVTIRVLIDTDCDDIPDVNDIDDDDDGILDVDEELYALNQETLDSDGDGIVDRLDIDSDNDGIPDNIEWQQTIAEGAEAERRGGTDNNWDYYPPLGSDSNGDGWDDQYDTENEGVYYEPLDMDQDGTPDYLDIDSDGDGIEDWIEGWDAAPHDTIADTNIGSTDADGDGLFDPYDSYDTSEEWLHGQNAIGSYAPLQDMAADTANNIRDWRDIIDPPVITDPQEAEGCELIIPDGFSPNEDGYNDYFEMRFVCAEGEQTFEELYPEARIEIFNRWGNQVYEQENYGNVTRWGSTDAWWNGTSMHDMQIGNDKLPAATYFYILYFNSGGKEPVTGTIFLNN